Proteins encoded by one window of Vigna radiata var. radiata cultivar VC1973A chromosome 5, Vradiata_ver6, whole genome shotgun sequence:
- the LOC106759664 gene encoding protein LNK4 isoform X2 has product MDWYYGSGVGVNDYLIPRDQDLLDRHPSPDYWSNWEISANEGCNSAKQFFIMDFFEERFNNQIELEPSLHDKDQSSSSNVFARLHEQSFQQTALSSDPPNYQLQDLPRFELMNDSFLDSVPEDLPCVGVENLHKSINISPENQCSSTPGTLQKETTDSEYVSSNSGSKDCPVREVPPAKVLDPFEQCSRDDGMHEQSSLEEFILKDLEMVIGQFTERTRLCFRDALYRLARNTEQHHEMLDQNEDLNILKPMPHRDHNDIIR; this is encoded by the exons ATGGATTGGTACTATGGGAGTGGTGTTGGTGTTAATGATTATCTTATACCCAGAGATCAGGATTTATTGGACAGACATCCTTCACCAGACTATTGGTCAAACTGGGAAATAAGTGCAAATGAAGGTTGTAATTCagctaaacaattttttatcatGGATTTCTTTGAAGAAAGATTCAATAATCAAATTGAGCTTGAACCATCTCTGCATGATAAAGATCAGTCTAGCAGTTCAAATGTATTTGCAAGATTGCATGAACAATCTTTTCAACAGACAGCACTCTCATCTGACCCGCCTAATTACCAGCTTCAAGATCTACCCAGATTCGAACTCATGAATGACTCTTTCTT GGATTCTGTACCTGAAGATCTGCCATGTGTTGGTGTTGAAAACCTACACAAATCCATCAACATTTCACCAGAAAACCAGTGCAGCAGTACACCTG GCACACTGCAGAAAGAAACCACAGATTCGGAGTATGTTTCAAGCAACTCAGGTTCAAAGGATTGTCCAGTTAGAGAG GTACCACCAGCTAAGGTTTTAGACCCATTTGAACAATGCAGCAGGGATGATGGCATGCATGAGCAGTCATCACTTGAGGAATTCATACTGAAAGATCTTGAGATGGTAATTGGACAG TTCACGGAGAGGACTCGTCTTTGCTTCCGAGATGCCTTGTATCGTCTTGCCAGAAATACAGAACAACATCATGAAATGCTGGACCAGAATGAAGATCTGAACATCCTAAAGCCAATGCCACATAGAGATCACAATGATATAATAAGGTAG
- the LOC106759664 gene encoding protein LNK3 isoform X1: MDWYYGSGVGVNDYLIPRDQDLLDRHPSPDYWSNWEISANEGCNSAKQFFIMDFFEERFNNQIELEPSLHDKDQSSSSNVFARLHEQSFQQTALSSDPPNYQLQDLPRFELMNDSFLDSVPEDLPCVGVENLHKSINISPENQCSSTPGTLQKETTDSEYVSSNSGSKDCPVREVPPAKVLDPFEQCSRDDGMHEQSSLEEFILKDLEMVIGQFTERTRLCFRDALYRLARNTEQHHEMLDQNEDLNILKPMPHRDHNDIIRCQDKKSMELATNNIDRIIASLMFKSMEFNIHDPALTPSATSSESLNKEEKSCYSYPQELLTNAQIPRFGPSNQLRDMGSYTTCEDPVKKSFMLGFEMCDSDHYNRL, from the exons ATGGATTGGTACTATGGGAGTGGTGTTGGTGTTAATGATTATCTTATACCCAGAGATCAGGATTTATTGGACAGACATCCTTCACCAGACTATTGGTCAAACTGGGAAATAAGTGCAAATGAAGGTTGTAATTCagctaaacaattttttatcatGGATTTCTTTGAAGAAAGATTCAATAATCAAATTGAGCTTGAACCATCTCTGCATGATAAAGATCAGTCTAGCAGTTCAAATGTATTTGCAAGATTGCATGAACAATCTTTTCAACAGACAGCACTCTCATCTGACCCGCCTAATTACCAGCTTCAAGATCTACCCAGATTCGAACTCATGAATGACTCTTTCTT GGATTCTGTACCTGAAGATCTGCCATGTGTTGGTGTTGAAAACCTACACAAATCCATCAACATTTCACCAGAAAACCAGTGCAGCAGTACACCTG GCACACTGCAGAAAGAAACCACAGATTCGGAGTATGTTTCAAGCAACTCAGGTTCAAAGGATTGTCCAGTTAGAGAG GTACCACCAGCTAAGGTTTTAGACCCATTTGAACAATGCAGCAGGGATGATGGCATGCATGAGCAGTCATCACTTGAGGAATTCATACTGAAAGATCTTGAGATGGTAATTGGACAG TTCACGGAGAGGACTCGTCTTTGCTTCCGAGATGCCTTGTATCGTCTTGCCAGAAATACAGAACAACATCATGAAATGCTGGACCAGAATGAAGATCTGAACATCCTAAAGCCAATGCCACATAGAGATCACAATGATATAATAAG GTGTCAGGACAAGAAATCAATGGAATTGGCTACCAACAATATTGACAGAATAATTGCAAGTCTCATGTTTAAGAGTATGGAGTTCAATATTCATGATCCTGCACTTACTCCATCAGCAACCAGTTCAGAATCAttaaacaaagaagaaaaatcttGTTATTCCTATCCTCAAGAACTGCTAACAAATGCACAAATTCCAAGGTTTGGACCAAGTAATCAACTAAGGGACATGGGTTCATACACCACTTGTGAAGATCCTGTAAAAAAATCTTTCATGCTTGGATTTGAGATGTGTGATAGTGATCATTACAATAGACTCTAG